From Blastochloris viridis, one genomic window encodes:
- a CDS encoding YggT family protein produces the protein MHSILWLFDTIITLYVWILIASAVLSWLVAFNVVNPRNQVVAQVGEALWRLTEPVLAPIRRFLPNLGGLDISPVVLIIGLFFVRNIVFEIFS, from the coding sequence ATGCATTCGATACTCTGGCTGTTCGACACCATCATCACGCTTTATGTCTGGATTCTGATCGCCTCGGCCGTGCTGTCGTGGCTGGTCGCCTTCAACGTGGTCAATCCGCGCAATCAGGTGGTTGCCCAGGTCGGCGAGGCGCTGTGGCGGCTCACCGAGCCGGTGCTGGCGCCGATTCGGCGCTTCCTGCCCAATCTCGGCGGGCTCGACATCTCGCCGGTGGTGCTGATCATCGGGCTGTTCTTCGTCCGCAATATCGTGTTCGAGATCTTCTCCTGA
- a CDS encoding enoyl-CoA hydratase-related protein, whose translation MLQIADLLKASTDVSVVVLSLPGGDALCRSVPANWHNVLATWSALRITTIAALGGTLAATDVALAAVLDFRIAARNTVLTAYCCGATPRCLHPRLAETCSQIRSFELSPHHPIRAPEALMAGLVDTIVAPGQTVNEALKWGQRIAGRPDTMRIMAKLAIRGRGHLASAAAEALVDCPIATQDQKTGT comes from the coding sequence TTGCTGCAGATCGCCGACCTGTTGAAAGCCTCCACCGATGTCAGTGTCGTCGTGCTGTCGCTGCCCGGCGGCGACGCGCTCTGCCGTTCGGTGCCCGCGAACTGGCACAACGTGCTGGCGACCTGGTCCGCGCTGCGGATCACCACCATCGCCGCGCTTGGCGGCACGCTGGCCGCCACCGACGTCGCGCTCGCCGCGGTGCTGGATTTTCGCATCGCCGCCCGCAACACGGTGCTGACCGCCTATTGCTGCGGCGCGACCCCGCGCTGCCTGCATCCGCGGCTGGCCGAGACCTGCAGCCAGATCCGCAGCTTCGAGCTGTCGCCGCATCACCCGATCCGCGCCCCGGAGGCGTTGATGGCGGGTCTGGTCGACACCATCGTCGCGCCCGGCCAGACGGTGAACGAAGCTCTCAAATGGGGCCAGCGCATCGCCGGCCGGCCCGATACCATGCGGATCATGGCCAAGCTCGCCATCCGCGGCCGCGGCCACCTCGCCAGCGCGGCGGCGGAGGCATTGGTCGACTGCCCGATCGCGACGCAGGACCAGAAGACCGGGACCTGA
- a CDS encoding DUF167 family protein, translated as MAGDPAWRPIGGGLAIAVRLTPRGGRDALDGVAELSDGRRVVAARVRAVPESGAANAALVALVAAALKVPKRDVELVAGATSRVKTLHVAGDPAALAEMLRKATETA; from the coding sequence GTGGCCGGCGACCCCGCTTGGCGCCCCATCGGCGGCGGGCTCGCCATCGCGGTTCGGCTGACACCGCGCGGCGGGCGCGATGCGCTCGACGGCGTGGCGGAGCTGTCCGATGGGCGCCGCGTCGTTGCCGCCCGGGTGCGGGCCGTTCCGGAATCCGGCGCGGCCAACGCCGCGTTGGTGGCGTTGGTGGCGGCGGCCTTGAAGGTGCCAAAGCGCGACGTCGAGCTGGTCGCCGGCGCGACCAGCCGGGTCAAGACATTGCATGTGGCGGGCGATCCGGCGGCCCTCGCCGAAATGCTCAGGAAAGCGACGGAGACGGCATGA
- a CDS encoding XRE family transcriptional regulator has protein sequence MTRSSGTDPGLGERLKVLRTELGVSLDDLAARSGLGADEIAKIESGERFPVGSIVLRLCSTLGVTLPELLRSPHRCTSRLNRRADQLHWSRPDSMATCRKLTPDGTGALSDLLEFEFPPGVAYDYQDPPPLVGIDRQVFVIDGTLDLTIIEAGQATAYQMTAGDCIHLAPGARYLFRNDSGAMIRCLSVVTRA, from the coding sequence ATGACCCGATCGTCCGGCACCGACCCAGGACTCGGCGAGCGCCTCAAGGTGCTGCGCACCGAGCTCGGCGTCAGCCTCGACGACCTCGCCGCGCGCTCCGGCCTCGGCGCCGACGAGATCGCCAAGATCGAGAGCGGCGAGAGGTTCCCGGTCGGCAGCATCGTGCTGCGGCTGTGCTCGACGCTGGGCGTCACCCTCCCCGAATTGCTGCGCTCGCCCCACCGCTGCACCTCGCGGCTCAACCGCCGCGCCGACCAGCTCCATTGGAGCCGGCCGGACAGCATGGCGACCTGCCGAAAGCTGACGCCGGACGGCACCGGCGCGCTGTCGGACCTGCTCGAATTCGAGTTTCCGCCGGGCGTCGCCTACGACTATCAGGACCCGCCGCCGCTGGTGGGGATCGACCGCCAAGTGTTCGTGATCGACGGCACGCTCGACCTCACCATCATCGAGGCGGGGCAGGCCACCGCCTACCAGATGACCGCCGGCGACTGCATCCACTTGGCGCCCGGCGCGCGCTACCTGTTCAGGAACGATTCCGGGGCGATGATCCGCTGCCTGTCGGTGGTGACCCGGGCCTGA
- a CDS encoding L,D-transpeptidase: protein MVNAFRVAAMVAIILIAGAAGPLKAAAEPVVVRIELGQQRMTVRGGGVRYIWPVSTARRGMVTPLGSYRPNAMVRWHRSTLYRGAPMPHSIFFTGNYAIHGTTEIGRLGSRASHGCVRLHPANARRLFELVGDAGRSNTRIEVVR, encoded by the coding sequence GTGGTCAATGCGTTCCGCGTGGCGGCGATGGTCGCCATCATCCTCATAGCCGGTGCGGCTGGCCCGCTGAAGGCGGCGGCAGAGCCGGTGGTGGTGCGCATCGAGCTCGGCCAGCAGCGCATGACGGTTCGGGGCGGCGGCGTGCGCTACATCTGGCCGGTCTCGACCGCCCGCCGCGGCATGGTGACGCCGCTCGGCAGCTACCGTCCGAATGCGATGGTGCGCTGGCATCGCTCGACGCTCTATCGCGGCGCCCCGATGCCCCACTCGATCTTCTTCACAGGGAATTACGCCATCCACGGCACCACCGAGATCGGACGGCTCGGCAGCCGCGCCTCGCACGGCTGCGTGCGGCTGCACCCCGCCAATGCCCGGAGGCTGTTCGAGTTGGTCGGCGATGCCGGCCGGTCCAATACCCGAATCGAGGTCGTGCGCTGA
- the folD gene encoding bifunctional methylenetetrahydrofolate dehydrogenase/methenyltetrahydrofolate cyclohydrolase FolD: MSATLIDGKPISAAVKAKVAAEAARLARDHGLVPGLAVVLVGEDPASTVYVRNKGKATIEAGLRSFEHKLPEHTSEAELLALIARLNADPTVHGILVQLPVPAHIDSQAVIQAISPDKDVDGLHPMNSGRLASGLAALVPCTPLGCLHMLKTVRPQLAGLEAVVVGRSNLVGKPVAQLLLAENCTVTIAHSRTRDLPAVCRRADILVAAVGRPEMLRGDWVKPGAIVIDVGINRVPAGEGKTRLIGDVAFAEAAEIASAITPVPGGVGLMTVACLLANTLKAASMQAGLPAPQI, translated from the coding sequence ATGAGTGCCACCCTGATCGACGGAAAGCCCATCTCGGCGGCGGTCAAAGCCAAGGTCGCGGCCGAGGCGGCGCGGCTTGCCCGCGACCACGGCCTCGTGCCCGGCCTCGCCGTGGTGCTGGTCGGCGAGGACCCGGCCAGCACGGTCTATGTCCGCAACAAGGGCAAGGCGACCATCGAGGCCGGCCTGCGCTCGTTTGAGCACAAGCTGCCCGAGCACACCTCCGAGGCCGAACTGCTGGCGCTGATCGCCCGCCTCAATGCCGATCCCACCGTCCACGGCATCCTGGTGCAGCTGCCGGTGCCGGCGCACATCGATTCGCAGGCGGTGATCCAGGCCATCTCGCCCGACAAGGACGTCGACGGCCTGCACCCGATGAACTCGGGCCGGCTTGCCTCCGGGCTTGCCGCCCTGGTGCCGTGCACCCCGCTCGGCTGCCTGCATATGCTGAAGACGGTGCGGCCTCAGCTCGCCGGGCTCGAGGCGGTGGTGGTCGGCCGCTCCAACCTGGTCGGCAAGCCGGTGGCGCAGCTGCTGCTGGCGGAGAATTGCACCGTCACCATCGCCCATTCCAGGACGCGCGACCTGCCGGCGGTGTGCCGGCGCGCCGACATCCTGGTGGCGGCGGTCGGCCGCCCGGAGATGCTTCGCGGCGATTGGGTGAAGCCGGGCGCCATCGTCATCGACGTCGGTATCAACCGCGTGCCGGCGGGCGAGGGCAAGACCAGGCTGATCGGCGACGTCGCCTTTGCCGAGGCGGCCGAAATCGCCTCCGCCATCACCCCGGTGCCGGGCGGGGTCGGGCTGATGACGGTGGCGTGCCTGCTCGCCAATACGCTGAAGGCCGCCTCGATGCAGGCCGGCCTGCCGGCGCCGCAGATCTAG
- the mepA gene encoding penicillin-insensitive murein endopeptidase, with translation MPARLVFVLALAAVLGGSAGAQTPGTLAPAPLPPLADPDDPKLAAKELFGRALVPSPAPPRAIGGFARGCLAGAAALPADGTTWQVMRPSRNRSFGHPRLIAFIERLAQTVPAAVGWPGLLIGDLSQPRGGPMLTGHGSHQIGLDADIWLTPMPAHTLSREDRETMSATNVVAADWNDVDPAVWTARHRAFIRLAALQPEVSRVFANPAIKKALCREAGADRAWLAKVRPWRGHNYHVHIRLSCPPGAADCKDQGHVPAGDGCGADLAWWFSAAARKPKPPAPPSPPLTLQDLPPACRDMLAAK, from the coding sequence ATGCCGGCTCGTCTGGTTTTCGTTCTCGCGCTTGCGGCGGTGCTCGGCGGTTCGGCCGGCGCCCAGACGCCGGGAACGCTGGCGCCGGCGCCACTGCCGCCGCTCGCCGATCCCGACGATCCCAAGCTCGCAGCGAAGGAACTGTTCGGCCGCGCGCTCGTTCCCTCGCCGGCGCCGCCGCGTGCAATCGGCGGCTTCGCCCGCGGCTGTCTCGCCGGCGCCGCTGCCCTGCCAGCCGACGGCACGACGTGGCAGGTGATGCGGCCGTCGCGCAATCGCAGCTTTGGCCATCCGCGGCTGATCGCGTTCATCGAGCGGCTGGCGCAGACCGTGCCGGCGGCGGTCGGCTGGCCGGGGCTGCTGATCGGCGATCTGTCGCAACCGCGCGGCGGGCCGATGCTGACCGGGCACGGCAGCCACCAGATCGGGCTCGACGCCGACATCTGGCTGACGCCGATGCCGGCGCACACGCTGTCGCGCGAGGATCGCGAGACGATGAGCGCCACCAATGTGGTGGCGGCCGATTGGAACGACGTCGACCCCGCGGTGTGGACGGCGCGCCACCGCGCCTTCATCCGCCTTGCCGCCCTCCAGCCGGAGGTCTCGCGCGTCTTCGCCAATCCGGCGATCAAGAAGGCGCTGTGCCGGGAGGCCGGCGCCGACCGCGCCTGGCTGGCGAAGGTGCGGCCGTGGCGGGGCCACAACTATCATGTCCACATCCGGCTCAGCTGCCCGCCCGGCGCCGCCGACTGCAAGGATCAAGGTCATGTGCCCGCCGGCGACGGCTGCGGTGCCGACCTCGCCTGGTGGTTCAGCGCGGCGGCGCGCAAGCCCAAGCCGCCGGCGCCGCCGTCGCCGCCCTTGACGTTGCAGGATTTGCCGCCGGCCTGCCGAGACATGCTCGCGGCAAAATGA
- a CDS encoding YegP family protein, which produces MPGYSFEIIKDRKGEFRVRFKARNGETLFQSEGYTAKASAMNAIKSFLKNGPGAAIVDSTKVTKEALAKAAKAKASRAAKAERPAKTTKAAKTTKAPKTTKAAKTTKAAKTTKVAKPTKVAKDTRAAKTTKEKPAKVTKTTKAAKVAKAPKAPRTTKAAKAAPAKEAKPTKPRVKAPRKPRLVAIPEAAPAPEPTSVSSEAAN; this is translated from the coding sequence GTGCCGGGCTACAGCTTCGAAATCATCAAAGACCGCAAGGGCGAGTTCCGCGTCCGCTTTAAGGCGCGCAACGGCGAGACTCTATTCCAGAGCGAAGGCTATACCGCGAAAGCGTCGGCCATGAACGCCATCAAGTCGTTTCTCAAGAACGGCCCTGGCGCGGCGATCGTGGATTCGACCAAGGTGACCAAGGAAGCGCTCGCCAAGGCCGCCAAGGCCAAAGCCAGCAGGGCCGCCAAGGCCGAAAGGCCGGCGAAGACGACCAAAGCCGCCAAGACCACCAAAGCCCCGAAGACGACCAAGGCGGCGAAGACGACCAAGGCGGCCAAAACCACCAAGGTCGCCAAGCCAACGAAGGTCGCCAAGGACACCCGCGCGGCAAAGACGACCAAGGAAAAGCCGGCCAAGGTGACCAAAACCACCAAGGCCGCGAAAGTGGCCAAGGCGCCGAAGGCACCTCGCACCACCAAGGCCGCCAAGGCCGCGCCGGCCAAGGAGGCGAAGCCGACCAAGCCGCGCGTGAAGGCGCCACGCAAGCCGAGGCTCGTGGCCATTCCGGAGGCCGCGCCGGCGCCGGAGCCGACGTCGGTTTCGAGCGAAGCCGCGAACTGA
- the modA gene encoding molybdate ABC transporter substrate-binding protein, translating to MIVSRGLRRPSRREALIGATAALSLSMVRTGRAEARPLAVLAATSLKPTLDEIAGLHADATGTAATVSYGASDALVQQLADGAPADLLISDAHAAMDRAIRNQLIRADTRRRIVGNRLVLVAQKTSSLIEVLLGPGTRLSALVQDGRIAIGEAEMQPGGAARAALESLSLWADAEPRIVTVAGSRLAAAMVGRGEATLAVVFASDARLEPTLKVVGVFPDLSHPPIVYEAGATPSAGAAALALLDFLQAPAAQAAFEKSGFILAH from the coding sequence ATGATCGTGTCCCGAGGCCTTCGTCGTCCGTCCCGTCGCGAGGCGCTGATCGGCGCCACCGCGGCGCTGTCGCTTTCGATGGTGCGCACCGGACGCGCCGAGGCGCGGCCGCTGGCGGTGCTGGCCGCCACCAGCCTCAAGCCGACCCTGGACGAGATCGCCGGCCTGCACGCCGACGCTACCGGCACCGCCGCGACGGTGAGCTACGGGGCATCGGACGCCTTGGTGCAGCAGCTCGCGGATGGCGCGCCTGCCGACCTGCTGATTTCCGACGCTCACGCGGCAATGGACCGCGCCATCCGCAACCAACTGATTCGCGCCGACACCCGCCGCCGCATCGTCGGCAACCGTCTGGTGCTGGTGGCGCAGAAGACCTCCAGCCTGATCGAGGTGCTGCTCGGTCCCGGCACGCGGCTGTCGGCACTGGTGCAGGACGGCCGCATCGCCATCGGCGAGGCGGAGATGCAGCCGGGCGGTGCGGCGCGCGCCGCACTCGAAAGCCTCTCGCTGTGGGCGGACGCCGAGCCCCGCATCGTCACCGTCGCCGGCTCGCGCCTTGCCGCAGCGATGGTCGGCCGCGGCGAGGCCACGCTCGCGGTGGTGTTCGCCAGCGACGCGCGGCTTGAGCCGACGCTCAAGGTGGTCGGCGTCTTTCCGGACCTCAGCCACCCACCGATCGTCTACGAGGCCGGCGCCACCCCCTCCGCCGGCGCCGCCGCGCTGGCTCTGCTCGATTTCCTCCAGGCCCCCGCCGCCCAGGCGGCGTTCGAGAAATCGGGCTTCATTCTCGCGCATTGA